One region of Natronobacterium texcoconense genomic DNA includes:
- a CDS encoding DUF7344 domain-containing protein yields MSEHELTQAELFDVFSNARRRRTVQYLKRRGGSCDLAPLVEQVAAWENDTDPDDVTRTQRRRVYISLYQTHLPMLEDHGIVDWDPDGHHIDLLPNEEVFEPYLDRQLGGDRAWHRAYLTVTALGAAAFAAAWLTLGSASVTPLAVVALCAVVLAIAVVQYVSRQPGLELPFGIASR; encoded by the coding sequence ATGTCTGAACACGAACTCACTCAGGCCGAACTGTTCGACGTGTTCAGTAACGCTCGCAGGCGACGGACGGTCCAGTACCTGAAACGACGTGGCGGTAGCTGCGATCTCGCACCGCTCGTCGAACAGGTCGCCGCCTGGGAGAACGATACCGATCCGGACGACGTCACGCGAACGCAACGACGTCGCGTCTACATCTCCCTGTACCAGACCCACCTGCCGATGCTCGAGGACCACGGGATCGTCGACTGGGATCCCGACGGCCACCACATCGACCTCCTCCCGAACGAGGAGGTATTCGAGCCGTACCTCGACCGGCAACTCGGTGGGGACAGGGCATGGCACCGGGCGTACCTGACCGTCACGGCACTCGGCGCGGCGGCGTTCGCCGCTGCCTGGCTCACGCTAGGCTCGGCGAGCGTCACACCGCTCGCCGTCGTCGCGCTCTGTGCCGTCGTCCTCGCGATCGCAGTCGTACAGTACGTCTCGCGACAACCAGGGCTGGAGCTACCGTTCGGCATCGCGAGTCGATAA